Below is a genomic region from Raphanus sativus cultivar WK10039 chromosome 4, ASM80110v3, whole genome shotgun sequence.
TATTGGTAAtctctttaaaatttacaaCTATAAGATTCATTATCTAATATGCTATTATTTAGCCTTACATCTAAACTTTAACTCATTTCATCATCCAAATCTACATCTCCTTACTTCCAAACACCTAATacgattttatatattttgtatataagaTTAGCTAAAGTcatacatttaaattaattatatggtaagtttaataaaaatggtacatttatatataatatatataatatataatctattttaaaaGTCTGTATCTAATAAAAATCCACCTACAATTATTTAGGCAAAATATTCTAACCGCATTTATATCGATTTGATCAAATCTAGCCAGTCTAATCTTTAGTTAAACgtatattatatacattaatattggaaattttatatcaaataattttaaattaatttagttgtatttttttttcatttttcttagattttgtTTGTCAAACCAATTCTATTAGATTTGAAAAATAccgaatatattttttaagattatGCCTATCGATCCTCAAAAGCAAACATTATACCTAATGGTTAGTATCTAACACTATAAATAATCACCCTAATGCATTCTACACCTCACCATTGATGAATCAAACAACTAAAATAACTAGATATAGAGCATTATACATTATAAACTAACAACATATATTATAACATAAATCAGTTATATACAtgtaatgaaaatatattatatagatgtcagtatttatatatacacatatatatatgcacatagatacaacaaatatataaaccaCAAATTTGAAAATCGTATGATATAATCTGAATAATTTTAGTGAAAATTTGCAAAACAATGTCCGCGCATAGCGCGGATCAACATCTAGATGAATTGTTTGTTGCACCCAAACTTCCCAAAGTAGCCACTACCGTACAATCTTAACGGAGATATTTgcattattttcagttttaagcTTTGTCTAGATACAGAAATATAGAAGCACCGACTAGGGTTTCAAATTTATATCTAGACAAATTTGTATATAGATACAGATATAGCTGAAGAGATATATAAATCTACACAAGAAAATGGTAAATTAAATTTGTCTAAATCATATTGGATTTTCTACAGCAGCCCAAAACTAACAAATGGTAAattaacttattatatatttatgatatatataaatacaatagCTTATTTATACATAATTGTATTACATATTTACTACGGATCGGAGCagatatttgatatttttaaaagtgaTATTTGCTATATGATTTGTTTCTTACgaatattagattttattatttgctttgcttcgaagcATAACGGATATCCAATTTTTTTGAATCAAATCGAAATgaataacaaatcaaatcaaacttAATGGATAATTTGCCCAGCGCTGACTGTTTCTATTGAATTACGTTTTCATGATGGAACATGTGGAGAGATTGTTCTCAATCATATCATAAACACTTATTTTTCCTTCAAATAGCATCATCATTAATGTAATTCCAAACATCGAAGAATTATATTCACTAACACTTTTGTTGATTAAACCAGATATTGATCCATTCGTGTTTGGGTTTCTGTAAGACCACATATCTCTGGTGATTGAACCTCTCTTTTAATGATTGCCGAATATCtgcatattcttttttttttgtaatatattcaTCTTTTAAACAATCATATATGTGATTTCGTAAAGAAAATATCATGGTTTTTGCCTTTTCTCATCCGACACCATTTTCGTATTATCGATGGTTTTCAAAAGCCTTTTTCCCTCTCAAGTGCATCTTTGCACCTAATTATTCATGTAATATCAAGAGAACGATTTTGTTAAATTCGGCATGATAAATGTATTCATAGaacaataatataaacatattataaagaCGAGAATTTAAATGCATAAATTAAATGCGTAAATTTAAAGGTATAAAGTAAAGGaatattttaaatgcaaaagtTAAAGAACATTAATAAAATCTGAGGAATATCCTACCACATGATTCGAGGAAAAATAGTCTAGtgtattgattattttttgCAAGGAGGCAAAACCTTTCATATGGTCTAAGGAGACATAGTCTACCATTCTGAGCATTCTAGTTGTGATTCGATGTAAGGTGTGTTGAGCCGATGGTGATGAGATTTTGGGTGTTGCCGGGGAATTAAAGTTGTGATTCGAGAACCTCTCAAGTCTCATGGGTTGCATAATTTCTAAGAAGAAGTCTCCAAAGAGAAACCACCATCTTCCACAACCAAGAGAATCATCACAGAAGCCTGATGATTCAAGCCAGAGCAAAGTTGGGTTGGTCGAACCCGAAAAGCTCAGTTCAACTAGCCTTTCTCCAGAGATTCCAGAGATTGGTGATAcggacgaagaagaagaagaagaagattctaCTCCACATGAGGAGGAGTTAAAGAGAGAGCCTAGTTCTGTTTCAAAGGAGGAAGCAGCATCAGTGTGGCCTGCTTGGCTAGTCTCAGTGGCTGGCGAAGCACTCCTGGGTTGGACTCCACGACGTGCTAGTTCCTTTGAGAAACTTGACAAAGTAaagcttgtttctctgtttttttttctttttttcagatATTAGATGAACATACACACTCTTTGTTTCTTCGTGGATGCAGATTGGTCAAGGTACGTATAGCAGTGTATACAAGGCTCGTGATCTtctcaacaacaacaagatcGTTGCCCTTAAAAGAGTCCGGTTCGATCTTACCGATTTAGAAAGCGTTAAGTTTATGGCTAGAGAGATCATTGTTATGAGAAAGCTTGATCATCCTAATGTACTTAAAATACTAGGCTTGATCACTGCCTCTGTTTCCTCTTCTCTTTACTTGGTTTTCGAATACATGGATCATGATCTCCTCGGACTTGCTTCCATTCCCGGTATCAACTTCTCCCAGCCTCAGGTCAAATGTTACATGAAACAGCTTCTAAGTGGGCTTCATCATTGTCACAGCCGTGGTGTTCTGCATCGTGATATAAAGGGATCAAATATACTGATTGATAGTAATGGAATCTTGAAGATTGCTGATTTCGGTTTAGTAACGTTCTTCGACCCGCAGAACAATGCTCCATTGACTAGCCGTGTTGTCACTCTTTGGTATCGACCACCAGAGCTTCTTCTTGGAGCTTGTCACTACGGTGTTGGTGTTGATTTGTGGAGCGCAGGATGCATCTTAGGCGAGTTATATACCGGGAAACCGATCCTCCCAGGGAAAACTGAGGTACGTACACAATCTTAAATCTATCTTCATGTGAGCTGTTGTTATAATAATAACTGGAACTTGACGCGCTTCCGCTTAGgtgtttgatttaacttgttctcaatataaatttataaattgctggttttataaaaaaaactcatgtatattttttatgttttgtaatatttatatagagcatatcatattattttataatataaatgtttgataatcatttttatttttacataatattatattgttgttataatataatgtttttCTAGGTGGAGCAACTGCATAAAATATTTAAGCTGTGTGGTTCACCAACAGAAGATTACTGGAGGAAACTGAAGCTACCACCTTCAGCTGCGTTTAGACCTTCCCTTCCTTACGGACGACGTGTATCAGAGATGTTTAAGCATTTGCCTACCAATGTTCTTTCTCTTTTGGATGGTTTACTCTCCATAGATCCTGATCACAGAGGCTCTGCAGCTGTAGCTCTTGAGAGTGAGGTGCTTggttttacttctttttttttttgataatactATCTTTACTTTTTGTGTGATTTGGTGATGACATTGTGGGCAGTACTTCAGGACAGAGCCGTTTGCTTGTGATCCATCTTCTCTACCAAAATATCCTCCAAGCAAAGAGATTGATGCTAAACTCCGAGATGAAGCTAAGAGGCAACAAAGACCAGCACAGGAGAAGCAAGACTCTCAGACTAGAAGATCACACGAAAGGAAACTTATCCCGCCGGTGAAAGCTAACCCATCACTCACAGCGGCTATGGAGGTAACAAAGAGGCTTGATCTTCTATGGTTTGGTGTTCCATTAGAATATTaacttaaaaccaaaaaaaaacaaaaaaaaacttgttggCCCAATACAGAATCCTTATCTAAGAAGATGTGTTCCGGATCATTCAACAAGACAAATGCAGATCACAAAGGACATGACCGGCAACAATGCCACAAGTGGAAGAGTCTCCTACTCAGGTCCCATGATGAAAAACAGGAATGCAGCCGCTAGAATACCTTCAAGCAGAGCACAATGCGGTTCACGTGTAGACACAATTGCCTCAGATCAGCGAATCATGGATCAGCAAAAGAAGAATTTGAGAGCATTCAACAGAACTGACACAATGGATACTAGTAAGAGGCAAATCAAAATCCCAAATGACCCATCTTGGGTAAGTTAATCTCAGTGATTTCTTGTTTTCCTTTACTTTTTTGCA
It encodes:
- the LOC108852515 gene encoding probable serine/threonine-protein kinase At1g54610; this encodes MGCIISKKKSPKRNHHLPQPRESSQKPDDSSQSKVGLVEPEKLSSTSLSPEIPEIGDTDEEEEEEDSTPHEEELKREPSSVSKEEAASVWPAWLVSVAGEALLGWTPRRASSFEKLDKIGQGTYSSVYKARDLLNNNKIVALKRVRFDLTDLESVKFMAREIIVMRKLDHPNVLKILGLITASVSSSLYLVFEYMDHDLLGLASIPGINFSQPQVKCYMKQLLSGLHHCHSRGVLHRDIKGSNILIDSNGILKIADFGLVTFFDPQNNAPLTSRVVTLWYRPPELLLGACHYGVGVDLWSAGCILGELYTGKPILPGKTEVEQLHKIFKLCGSPTEDYWRKLKLPPSAAFRPSLPYGRRVSEMFKHLPTNVLSLLDGLLSIDPDHRGSAAVALESEYFRTEPFACDPSSLPKYPPSKEIDAKLRDEAKRQQRPAQEKQDSQTRRSHERKLIPPVKANPSLTAAMENPYLRRCVPDHSTRQMQITKDMTGNNATSGRVSYSGPMMKNRNAAARIPSSRAQCGSRVDTIASDQRIMDQQKKNLRAFNRTDTMDTSKRQIKIPNDPSWYDSEDNKMYMSGPLLAQPSKMDQMLEEHDRQLQEFTRQRAKQSRN